Genomic DNA from Bosea sp. (in: a-proteobacteria):
ACGAGGTGGTGCTGTTCGAGCCCATGTACGACGCCTACGTGCCGCTGGTGCGCCGCGCGGGAGGAATCCCGCGCTTCGTCACGCTCAAGCCGCCGCATTTTCGACTGACGGAGGAGGCCCTGGCTGCCGCCTTCTCCCCACGAACGCGCCTGTGCCTGTTCAACAACCCGCTCAATCCGACAGCGACGATCTTTCCCGACGAGGACCTCGACCTTCTGGCCGCCTGGTGCCAGCGCTGCGACGCCATCGCCGTCTGCGACGAGGTCTGGGAACATGTCGTCTTTGACGGCGCGCGCCACCGCTCCGTTATGGCGCGGCCGGGCATGCGCGAGCGCACGATCAAGATCTCCTCGGCGGGCAAGATCTTTTCGCTCACCGGCTGGAAGGTCGGCTTTGTCATGGCCGCGCCCGAGCTGATGCGCGTTTTGTCCAAGGCGCACCAGTTCCTCACGTTCACGACGCCGCCCAACCTGCAGGCTGCGGTGGCTTATGGGCTTGCCAAGGGCGACACCTATTTCGAAGACATGCGCGCCGGCCTCCAGCGCTCGCGCGACCGCTTCGCCGCTGGTCTCGCGGGCCTTGGCTTCGATGTGCTGCCCAGCGCGGGAACCTATTTCCTCAACATCGACATCAATGCGCTGGGCGAGAGCGACGACACGGCCTTCTGCGAGCGGCTTGTGGCCCGCCATGGCGTCGCCGCCATTCCGGTCAGCGCCTTCTACGCCGAGCGCGCCGTCACGAACGTCGTGCGCTTCTGCTTTGCCAAGCGCGACGAGACACTGGATGCCGCGCTCGAACGGCTGGCCGCGCTGAAGCGCTGACGATCGCCGATGCGGGCCGGCCCGGTTCGCTTTTGGCTGGAAAGCCTGCGCGCGCGCGCTTATATCAGGCGCAGAGGGCTTCGCCGGCCTTGAACCGGCTGGACGCTACGGAGATCAGACCATGTTCATCCAGACGGAAGCCACGCCGAATCCGGCGACCCTCAAATTCATTCCAGGCCGCACCGTGATGGCCGAAGGCACGCTCGACATGCGCGACGAGGGCAGCGCGGCGCGCTCCCCTCTGGCCATCCGCCTTTTCGGCGTGCCCGGCGTCAGCGGCGTCTTCTTCGGCTCCGATTTCGTGACCGTGACCAAGGCGGCCGGCGAATGGCAGCATCTCAAGCCGGCCATTCTGGGCGCCATCATGGAGCATTTCATGTCCGGCCAGCCCATCGTGGTCGGGGCCGCACCGGAAACCTCCGAGGAGGATGGCGAATTCTTCGAGGAGAAGGACGCCAGGACGGTCGAAACCATCAAGGACCTGCTGGAGACGCGCATCCGCCCTGCCGTGGCGGGCGATGGCGGCGACATCACCTTCCGCGGCTTCAGGGATGGCATCGTCTTTCTGGCGATGAAGGGCTCGTGCGCGGGTTGTCCCTCCTCGACGGCGACGCTCAAGCACGGCATCCAGAACCTTCTGAAGCATTTCCTGCCGGACGTGCGCGAAGTGCAGCAGATCTGAGCCGCGGCCCGGGCCGATGCGCATCCTGGCGATCGACACCGCGCTTGGCTCCTGCGCCGCCTGCGTCCTGGAATCGGGCGCGTCGGAGCCGCTCGCCGCCGAGCAGCTTCTTCTCGAGCGCGGCCATGCCGAAGCGCTGATGCCGATGCTGGCGCGGGTGATGGAACGCGTCGATGGCGGCTTTTCCTCGCTCTCGCGCGTGGCGGTCACGGTCGGTCCCGGCAGCTTCACGGGATTGCGCGTGGGCCTGTCAGCGGCGCGGGCCATCGGCCTGTCCGCCGCATTGCCGGTGGTGGGGGTCAGCACGCTGGCAGCCTATTGCGCGGCCATGATGGGGCGCGAGGCCGGGCGCATTGCTGCGGCCGCCATCGACGCCCGTCACGGCACTGTCTATTTTCAGGCCATCGCGCCCGGCGGCGTGGCGCTCGGCCCGGCCTGCCAGTGCAGCTGCAGGGACGCCGTCCGGCTGATCGGCGCAGGCCCGGTCAGCCTGGCCGGCTCGGGCGCCACGCAGGTGGCGCAGGCGGCCTGGTCGATCGGGCTCGATGCCGTTGTGGTGGACAACTCGCCAGGGCCGGGCATTCTCTGGGTCGCCCGGCTGGGCCTGGTGGCCGATCCAGCGACGGCCGCGCCGCGCCCGCTTTACCTGCGGGCCGCCGACGCCCAGCCCCAGGACAATGGCAGGTTGGCGCGGCAGTGACCCGATGAAGCTGCTGGAACGCCTGTTCGGACGAGCCCGGCTGAACATCGAGGCGCTGGGACCGGCGCACGCGCCCGGCATGGCGCGCCTGCATGGCGAGAGCTTCGCGCATGGTTGGGACATGCCGGAACTGTCGCGCATGCTCACCGATCCTGCGACGCTGGGGGACGGCTTGTTCTCCGGCGATGCGCGCCAGCCCAGCGCCTTCGTGTTGTCCCGCCTGGCGGCGGACGAGGCCGAGGTCCTCACCATCTGCGTCGATGCAAGCGAGCGCGGCCGTGGCCTTGGGCGCATGCTTCTCGACCGCCACTTGCATAATCTCGAGCGTCGCGGCATTGCGCGGCTGTTCCTGGAAGTCGAATCCGGCAACAAGCCGGCCCTCGCGCTTTACCGCCGCTTCGGCTTTGTGCAGGTGGGTGAAAGGCCTGGCTATTATGCGCGCCCGGATGGGTCACGGGCGCTGGCGCTGATCATGCGCCGCGATCTGGGTTGAGGTCATGACGCATTCCGATCTGTCCGCCGAGGCGCGACCCGCTCCGGCCGTGCTGCCGGGCAGCCGCTGGACCGCCAAGGCCGTGGCGCGCCTCGGCCTCATCGGCCTTGCGGCCATGCCGCTGGTCCCGGCGCAGATGCTGGTGGCGAAGGCCATGCCGCGCCGCAGCCATGTCATCCCGCGCCTTTTCCACCGCATGGTCTGCCGCATCATGGGTGTGCGCTTTGTGGTCGATGGCATGCCGCCGGCCAGGCTCTCGCGTACATTGGTCGTCGCGAACCACATCTCATGGCTCGACATTTCCGTGATCGGCTCGCAGCAGCCCCTGTCCTTCATCGCCAAGTCCGAGATCGCGGGCTGGCCGGGGGTGGGCATGCTGGCCCGCCTGCAGGACACCATCTTCGTCGACCGCTCCCGCCGCGCCGCCACGGCCGCCACGGCCTCCCAGATGGGCGCGCGCCTGATGAACGGCGACAGCATGGTGCTCTTTGCCGAGGGCACCACGAGCGATGGCTCGCGCATCAAGCCCTTCCGCTCGTCATTGCTTGGCGCGGTCAAGGAAGCCCTTGGCCCCGATGGCGAGGGCGAGATCACGGTGCAGCCGCTCGCCGTGCTCTACATGGGCCAGCATGGCATCCCCGGCGGCCGCGCCGGCCGCGCGCGCCTCGCCTGGTATGGCGACATGGCGCTGGGCCCGCATGTGCGCGACGTTCTGTCGGGAGGCCCGATCGATGTGCGCCTGATCTGGGGCGAGCCCATCCGCATGGGCCGCGGGCATTCCCGCAAGGAGGTCGCGCGCCTCGCCGAGCAGGCGATCAAGCGGGCCGCCGTAACCCATTTCACCGGACGCAGCCGCGATTCAAGGTCCGCCGATTGAACCGCGGCGTCTTCGCGCCTATCACGGGGCCTTGAGCCCGCTCAGAAAGGATGCCCCAAGGCGATGTCCCGGAAGCTGTTCATCAAATCCTATGGCTGCCAGATGAACGTCTATGACGGGCAGCGCATGGCCGATGTGCTGGCGCCCGAAGGCTTCGTCGAGACCGCCCGGCAGGAGGATGCGGATCTCGTCATCCTCAACACCTGCCACATCCGCGAGAAGGCCGTCGACAAGGTCTATTCCGAGCTTGGCCGCGTGCGCGAGGTCAAGGACGCTCGCGCCGAGCTTGGCCTTGGCACGCGCATCGTCGTCGCCGGCTGCGTGGCGCAGGCGGAAGGCGCGGAGATCCAGCGGCGCCAGACGGCGGTGGATCTCGTGGTGGGCCCGCAGAGCTATCATCGCCTGCCGGCCCTGCTCGCCGAAGCCGCATCCCGGCGCGTGGTCGACACCGAGTTTCCGGTCGAGGACAAGTTCTCCGTGCTGCCGGCGCCGGACTTGGCCCGCACCCGCTCGCGAGGGGTCACCGCCTTCCTCACGGTGCAGGAAGGCTGCGACAAGTTCTGCGCCTTCTGCGTCGTGCCCTATACGCGCGGCGCGGAGGTCTCGCGGCCGGTCGCGCGCATTCTTGACGAGGCGTCTGCCCTCGCGGCGGCCGGCGTGCGTGAACTCACCGTCATCGGGCAGAACGTCAATGCCTATCATGGCGAAGGCCCCGACGGGCGCGTGTGGCCGCTCTGGCGGCTCCTCGAGCGGCTGGCCGGGATCCCGGGCGTCGCCAGGCTGCGTTACACCACAAGCCATCCCAACGACATGGACGAGGGCCTGGTCGCGGCGCATCGCGACCTGCCGGCCTTGATGCCGTATCTGCATCTTCCCGTGCAGTCGGGCTCCGACCGCGTGCTCGCGGCGATGAACCGCAAGCACACCGCCGACGCCTACCGCCGCGTGATCGACAAGGTGAAGCAGGCACGCGGCGACATCGCGCTGTCATCCGATTTCATCGTGGGCTTCCCCGGCGAGACGGACGCCGACTTCGAGGACACGATGCGGTTGATCGACGATGTGCGCTTCGCCTCGAGCTTTTCCTTCAAGTACTCGGTCAGGCCCGGCACGCCGGCGGCCGAATCCGGCGACCAGGTGCCCGAGGCGGTCAAGACCGAGCGGCTCGCCCGCCTGCAGGCGCGCGTCGAGGAGCACAGGCAGGAATTCAACGCCGCGATGATCGGCCGCCAGACCGAGATCCTGCTCGAGCGCAAGGGCCGCCAGCCGGGTCAGCTCACAGGAAAGACCCCCTGGCTCCAGACCGTGCAGATTGACGGCGAAGGCTGTCATCCGGGCGACATGGTGGCGGTGGAGATTGTGGCCAGGTCCACAAATTCGCTGTTCGGCCAGCCCGTTTCGCCCGCCGGACAGCCGTGCGAAGCTGACGCAGTGCCGGCGTGATTCGCCCCGCGCGCGGCTGAGGAACAAAGCTATCCAGGAACGGTTGCAACGCTTTCGATGCTTGGCTCAGGAGAACAGCACGCTTGGCACGGTCTGATCTGTCGCCCAACAAGGGCTTGATCCGCCCCTCGGTTTCCCCCTCTCCCGCTCCGGTGCGGGAAACTGCCGAGGTTTCGCTGACCTTCGAGGATAATCGCCTCGCCGGCGTCGTCTTCGGTCAATACGACCAGAACCTGGCCCATCTCGAACGGCGCCTCCAGCTCGTCGCCCACGCCAATGGCAACCATGTCCTGCTGAAGGGACCTCCCGACACCGCCGAACAGGGGCGCCGCGTGCTCCAGGCGCTCTATGCGCGCGCCCGGCATGGCGCGGCGATCAGCCCCGGCGATGTCGATGGCGCGATCGAGGAGAGCGCCCAGCAGCGCTCGCTCTTTCCGGCGCCGAACACGGCCAATGGCCTGTCCTTCGATGCGGTCGTCACGCGCAAGCGCGGCCCGGTCCGGGCACGCTCCGTGGCGCAGGACGCTTATCTGCGCGCCATGAAGCGCAACGAACTGGTCTTCGCCGAAGGTCCTGCCGGCACGGGCAAGACCTGGCTTGCCGTGGGCCATGCCGTGTCCCTGATCGAGCAGGGCGTGGTGGAGCGCATGATCCTGTCGCGCCCCGCAGTCGAGGCCGGCGAGCGCATCGGCTTCCTGCCCGGCGACATGCGCGAGAAGGTCGACCCCTATCTGCGGCCGATCTACGACGCGCTCTATGATTTCATGGAGGCGCGCAATGTCGAGCGGGCCCTGCAGACCGGCATGATCGAGATAGCGCCGCTGGCATTCATGCGCGGGCGCACGCTCACCAACGCCGTGGTGCTGCTCGACGAGGCGCAGAACACCACGACCATGCAGATGAAGATGTTCCTCACCCGCCTCGGCGAAGGCTCGCGCATGATCGTCACGGGCGACCCGACGCAGATTGACCTGCCGCCCCAGCAGAAATCCGGCCTG
This window encodes:
- the tsaB gene encoding tRNA (adenosine(37)-N6)-threonylcarbamoyltransferase complex dimerization subunit type 1 TsaB yields the protein MRILAIDTALGSCAACVLESGASEPLAAEQLLLERGHAEALMPMLARVMERVDGGFSSLSRVAVTVGPGSFTGLRVGLSAARAIGLSAALPVVGVSTLAAYCAAMMGREAGRIAAAAIDARHGTVYFQAIAPGGVALGPACQCSCRDAVRLIGAGPVSLAGSGATQVAQAAWSIGLDAVVVDNSPGPGILWVARLGLVADPATAAPRPLYLRAADAQPQDNGRLARQ
- the miaB gene encoding tRNA (N6-isopentenyl adenosine(37)-C2)-methylthiotransferase MiaB, yielding MSRKLFIKSYGCQMNVYDGQRMADVLAPEGFVETARQEDADLVILNTCHIREKAVDKVYSELGRVREVKDARAELGLGTRIVVAGCVAQAEGAEIQRRQTAVDLVVGPQSYHRLPALLAEAASRRVVDTEFPVEDKFSVLPAPDLARTRSRGVTAFLTVQEGCDKFCAFCVVPYTRGAEVSRPVARILDEASALAAAGVRELTVIGQNVNAYHGEGPDGRVWPLWRLLERLAGIPGVARLRYTTSHPNDMDEGLVAAHRDLPALMPYLHLPVQSGSDRVLAAMNRKHTADAYRRVIDKVKQARGDIALSSDFIVGFPGETDADFEDTMRLIDDVRFASSFSFKYSVRPGTPAAESGDQVPEAVKTERLARLQARVEEHRQEFNAAMIGRQTEILLERKGRQPGQLTGKTPWLQTVQIDGEGCHPGDMVAVEIVARSTNSLFGQPVSPAGQPCEADAVPA
- a CDS encoding 1-acyl-sn-glycerol-3-phosphate acyltransferase: MTHSDLSAEARPAPAVLPGSRWTAKAVARLGLIGLAAMPLVPAQMLVAKAMPRRSHVIPRLFHRMVCRIMGVRFVVDGMPPARLSRTLVVANHISWLDISVIGSQQPLSFIAKSEIAGWPGVGMLARLQDTIFVDRSRRAATAATASQMGARLMNGDSMVLFAEGTTSDGSRIKPFRSSLLGAVKEALGPDGEGEITVQPLAVLYMGQHGIPGGRAGRARLAWYGDMALGPHVRDVLSGGPIDVRLIWGEPIRMGRGHSRKEVARLAEQAIKRAAVTHFTGRSRDSRSAD
- a CDS encoding PhoH family protein, producing the protein MARSDLSPNKGLIRPSVSPSPAPVRETAEVSLTFEDNRLAGVVFGQYDQNLAHLERRLQLVAHANGNHVLLKGPPDTAEQGRRVLQALYARARHGAAISPGDVDGAIEESAQQRSLFPAPNTANGLSFDAVVTRKRGPVRARSVAQDAYLRAMKRNELVFAEGPAGTGKTWLAVGHAVSLIEQGVVERMILSRPAVEAGERIGFLPGDMREKVDPYLRPIYDALYDFMEARNVERALQTGMIEIAPLAFMRGRTLTNAVVLLDEAQNTTTMQMKMFLTRLGEGSRMIVTGDPTQIDLPPQQKSGLVEAVRLLSGVEGIGHVTFREGDVVRHDLVRKIVKAYEDAAREAVVAPSPDRGAPR
- a CDS encoding aminotransferase; its protein translation is MNQIFANLPTTVFEVMSRLAREHAAVNLGQGFPDDPGPEDVRAKAAEAVMSGWNQYPPMMGLPELRAAIAAHYRRWQGLDLDPEREVMVTSGATEALAGALMALIEPGDEVVLFEPMYDAYVPLVRRAGGIPRFVTLKPPHFRLTEEALAAAFSPRTRLCLFNNPLNPTATIFPDEDLDLLAAWCQRCDAIAVCDEVWEHVVFDGARHRSVMARPGMRERTIKISSAGKIFSLTGWKVGFVMAAPELMRVLSKAHQFLTFTTPPNLQAAVAYGLAKGDTYFEDMRAGLQRSRDRFAAGLAGLGFDVLPSAGTYFLNIDINALGESDDTAFCERLVARHGVAAIPVSAFYAERAVTNVVRFCFAKRDETLDAALERLAALKR
- a CDS encoding NifU family protein, with protein sequence MFIQTEATPNPATLKFIPGRTVMAEGTLDMRDEGSAARSPLAIRLFGVPGVSGVFFGSDFVTVTKAAGEWQHLKPAILGAIMEHFMSGQPIVVGAAPETSEEDGEFFEEKDARTVETIKDLLETRIRPAVAGDGGDITFRGFRDGIVFLAMKGSCAGCPSSTATLKHGIQNLLKHFLPDVREVQQI
- a CDS encoding GNAT family N-acetyltransferase, coding for MKLLERLFGRARLNIEALGPAHAPGMARLHGESFAHGWDMPELSRMLTDPATLGDGLFSGDARQPSAFVLSRLAADEAEVLTICVDASERGRGLGRMLLDRHLHNLERRGIARLFLEVESGNKPALALYRRFGFVQVGERPGYYARPDGSRALALIMRRDLG